One Clostridium estertheticum DNA segment encodes these proteins:
- a CDS encoding NUDIX hydrolase — translation MEDGKKIYFAVKAFILNEGNFLIMHKSRVEEDIWELPGGRMEFGESAEETLIRELLEETGLLVTPIKLLDTWNCVFDNYQITGIIYLCKIKNTELKLSDEHDNYKWVNADAGSIINMYDVFKEKMINWNWDEIKSFK, via the coding sequence ATGGAAGATGGTAAAAAAATTTACTTTGCAGTTAAGGCATTTATATTAAATGAAGGTAATTTCTTGATTATGCATAAAAGTAGAGTAGAGGAAGATATTTGGGAACTACCAGGAGGTAGAATGGAGTTTGGAGAATCTGCTGAAGAAACTTTAATAAGAGAATTATTAGAAGAAACAGGACTTCTAGTTACTCCCATTAAATTGTTAGATACATGGAATTGTGTGTTTGACAATTATCAGATTACTGGAATTATCTATTTATGCAAAATTAAAAATACTGAACTCAAGTTGTCGGATGAACATGACAATTATAAATGGGTAAATGCAGATGCTGGATCTATAATTAACATGTATGATGTTTTTAAGGAGAAAATGATAAATTGGAATTGGGATGAGATTAAATCATTTAAATAA
- a CDS encoding GNAT family N-acetyltransferase, with the protein MKHFILENGDSVVIREAKVSDANKILEYVNTISSESDFLTFGQGEFIKSVEQEEKHLDNTLRQNNAIYIIAEIDKKVVGSLNFSAGSRPRIVHTGEFGVSVLKEYWGNRIGTELIKYLIEWSKQSGVIRKINLIVRDDNFSAIHVYKKLGFTQEGIISRNLQINDRFYDALYMGYKID; encoded by the coding sequence ATGAAACATTTTATTTTAGAAAATGGAGATTCAGTTGTAATCAGGGAAGCAAAGGTTTCTGATGCAAATAAAATTTTAGAATATGTTAATACAATCAGTAGTGAATCAGATTTTTTAACTTTTGGACAAGGAGAATTTATAAAAAGCGTTGAACAGGAAGAAAAACATCTTGATAATACATTGAGACAAAACAACGCTATTTATATAATTGCTGAAATTGATAAGAAGGTAGTTGGAAGTTTAAATTTCTCAGCAGGTTCAAGACCAAGAATAGTACATACTGGAGAATTTGGTGTTAGTGTTTTAAAAGAATATTGGGGAAATCGGATTGGAACGGAACTAATAAAATATTTAATTGAATGGAGTAAACAGTCAGGGGTGATAAGAAAAATAAACTTGATAGTTAGGGATGATAATTTTTCAGCGATCCACGTATATAAAAAATTAGGATTTACTCAAGAAGGAATAATAAGTAGGAATTTACAGATTAACGATAGATTCTATGATGCTTTATATATGGGGTACAAAATTGACTAA
- a CDS encoding carbon-nitrogen hydrolase family protein, whose translation MELSVLVGQFPITFDININLKNIISILDEAEIDDLVVLPEGALSGYSDDISFLKNIDIHKLEHAIEKLKQEVLNRKIHLIYGSCIFENGNWLNAGICHSYTGADFIYKKINLAVHERGYFQAGNELSVCELLIKNSIVHIGIQLCREIRFPEQWRWLALNGAEVFVYLTNAVGGSDIAVWRSHLVSRATENLRFLISSNNANKNQHCPTMLISPSGEIIEEIVSDRANVFRRKIELDKISNWYINQCRNDVVKLVKGNVDVKKQITGSKVEVNILNHMQLSNNK comes from the coding sequence ATGGAATTATCAGTGCTTGTGGGTCAATTCCCAATAACATTTGATATCAATATCAATTTAAAGAATATAATTTCGATTTTAGACGAAGCAGAAATAGACGATTTAGTTGTTTTACCTGAGGGAGCATTATCTGGTTATTCTGATGATATTTCGTTCCTTAAAAATATTGATATACATAAACTTGAACATGCAATTGAAAAACTTAAGCAAGAAGTTCTAAATAGAAAGATTCACCTAATATATGGGTCTTGTATCTTTGAAAATGGTAATTGGCTTAATGCAGGTATATGTCACTCATATACTGGTGCAGATTTTATATATAAGAAAATAAATTTAGCGGTTCATGAAAGAGGATATTTTCAAGCGGGAAACGAATTGTCAGTGTGTGAATTACTTATTAAAAACAGTATTGTACATATAGGAATTCAACTATGCAGAGAGATAAGATTCCCTGAGCAGTGGAGATGGTTAGCATTAAATGGTGCAGAAGTATTTGTATATTTAACAAATGCCGTTGGTGGAAGTGACATTGCTGTATGGAGAAGCCATCTTGTTAGTAGGGCTACTGAAAATCTAAGATTTCTTATAAGTTCAAATAATGCAAATAAAAATCAACATTGCCCTACTATGCTGATTTCTCCAAGTGGTGAGATAATTGAAGAAATAGTTTCAGACAGAGCAAATGTTTTCAGAAGAAAAATAGAGTTAGATAAAATATCTAACTGGTATATAAATCAATGTAGAAATGACGTTGTAAAATTGGTTAAAGGAAACGTTGACGTTAAAAAACAAATTACTGGATCTAAGGTTGAGGTAAATATTTTAAATCACATGCAATTATCAAACAATAAATAA
- a CDS encoding cytidine deaminase family protein yields MTFDELYDIAKNTLNPKKLSKKSYSGSVAAAILSESGRVYTGVCIDTPSSMGFCAEHAAIATMITAGESKIVKVIAVYKDGTIIPPCGRCREFICQIHDENHKCEVMMKKNIILTIDDLLPYHCE; encoded by the coding sequence ATGACATTTGATGAATTATATGATATTGCAAAAAATACATTAAATCCTAAAAAACTTTCGAAAAAATCTTATTCAGGTTCAGTTGCTGCAGCAATTTTGAGTGAAAGTGGAAGAGTTTATACTGGTGTATGTATTGATACACCAAGTTCTATGGGGTTTTGTGCAGAGCATGCTGCCATTGCTACTATGATTACTGCTGGCGAGAGCAAAATAGTAAAAGTGATTGCAGTTTATAAAGATGGAACAATAATTCCACCTTGTGGAAGATGTAGAGAATTTATTTGTCAAATTCATGATGAAAATCATAAATGTGAGGTAATGATGAAAAAAAATATAATCCTTACTATTGATGACTTATTACCGTATCATTGCGAATAG
- a CDS encoding inorganic pyrophosphatase: MEKSYDILGNTVTVTVDRPLGTYHPKHRTIFYTVNYGYVEGVIAGDGEEQDAYIVGVNVPVKSFNGKVIAVIHRLDDVEDKWVVVPENMVLTENEIKKAVQFVEKFFQSKYYCLYT, encoded by the coding sequence TTGGAGAAAAGTTATGATATTTTGGGGAATACAGTTACAGTAACAGTTGATAGACCACTAGGTACATATCATCCCAAACATAGAACTATTTTTTACACTGTAAATTATGGCTATGTTGAAGGGGTTATTGCTGGTGATGGTGAGGAACAGGATGCGTATATTGTAGGGGTTAACGTTCCTGTGAAAAGTTTCAATGGCAAGGTAATTGCTGTGATTCATCGGTTAGATGATGTGGAGGACAAATGGGTTGTTGTCCCAGAAAATATGGTATTAACAGAAAATGAAATTAAGAAGGCAGTCCAATTTGTAGAAAAGTTTTTCCAATCAAAATATTATTGTTTATATACTTAA
- a CDS encoding histidine phosphatase family protein encodes MTTFYLVRHGEPTYKPVDERKFIGHGRDLAPLTKNGIEGVKKTANDSRLKNCEIIVSSPYTRALQTAAILSKELGIDLEVDIDLHEWVPDIINFQHKTSQDCFDLCKDFDLYNGTPPKDELKVWETAESMKKRIDSVLKKYTKYQKVIVVSHGMLIRTIRDQAVIAHAEIIEYCT; translated from the coding sequence ATGACAACTTTTTATTTAGTTAGGCACGGAGAGCCAACATATAAACCAGTTGATGAGAGAAAGTTTATTGGACATGGAAGAGATTTAGCACCATTAACTAAAAATGGAATTGAGGGAGTTAAAAAAACAGCTAACGATAGTCGACTTAAAAATTGTGAAATAATTGTTTCATCACCTTATACAAGAGCATTACAAACTGCTGCGATTTTATCAAAAGAATTAGGAATAGATTTAGAGGTTGATATAGATTTACACGAATGGGTGCCAGATATTATAAACTTTCAACATAAAACTTCTCAAGATTGTTTTGATTTATGTAAGGATTTTGATTTATATAATGGAACACCTCCAAAAGATGAACTTAAAGTATGGGAAACAGCAGAAAGTATGAAAAAAAGAATAGATAGCGTTTTAAAAAAATATACAAAGTATCAAAAGGTAATAGTGGTAAGTCACGGTATGCTTATAAGGACTATTAGAGATCAAGCTGTAATTGCACATGCAGAAATTATTGAATATTGTACATAG
- a CDS encoding GNAT family N-acetyltransferase has protein sequence MVIVHLIDNKECINEVAGWLYKEFVQNIRNDIDLDYVIRALHNRRKDSIPITLIAVEDNICLGTITLFQNDLKTMQLTPWLGALYVKDIYRGRGIAEELMNELEVVTKKFGFKDLYLRTEHTAAYYRKLGWKYICKTKDELGIDTEVFKKEL, from the coding sequence ATGGTAATTGTACATTTAATTGATAATAAAGAATGCATTAATGAGGTAGCTGGCTGGTTATATAAAGAATTTGTTCAGAATATTAGAAATGATATAGATTTAGATTACGTAATTCGAGCTTTACATAATCGTAGAAAAGATTCTATTCCTATTACCTTAATAGCTGTTGAAGATAATATTTGTCTTGGAACTATAACATTATTTCAGAATGATTTGAAGACAATGCAATTGACTCCATGGCTAGGTGCACTTTATGTTAAGGATATATATAGAGGTAGGGGAATAGCGGAAGAACTAATGAATGAATTAGAAGTGGTTACAAAGAAATTTGGATTTAAAGATTTATATTTGAGAACAGAGCATACAGCAGCTTATTATAGAAAACTAGGCTGGAAATATATATGTAAAACAAAAGATGAACTTGGAATAGATACAGAAGTTTTCAAGAAAGAATTATAA
- a CDS encoding class I SAM-dependent methyltransferase → MIKDSNFSKNQSETFDLASDYYDKFRPSYPQELINCIISETGIDTNSRILEIGAGSGKATELFVNKGFNMYCIEPGENLAAVAMKRFGPTSLVEYCTCRLEAWEERKGYFDLAISAQAFHWVPKPIGFLKCASALKSNGFIGLFWNLYLTYNEPIDAELSETGMFLLQSEASCEERIKSHIEEIKSSGCFKEAIVYRFPWAQRYTADEYIGFMKTGNTYLSASENDRQAAEVKVRELINRYGGFIVRQYLCVLFLAQKR, encoded by the coding sequence ATGATTAAAGATAGTAATTTCTCGAAAAATCAAAGTGAAACATTTGATTTGGCATCAGATTATTATGATAAATTTAGACCTAGTTATCCACAAGAACTTATAAACTGTATCATTAGTGAAACAGGTATTGACACTAATTCAAGAATACTTGAAATAGGTGCTGGAAGTGGGAAGGCAACAGAATTATTTGTTAACAAAGGGTTTAATATGTATTGCATAGAACCTGGAGAAAACTTAGCGGCAGTAGCAATGAAAAGATTTGGACCTACTAGCCTGGTTGAATATTGTACATGTCGTTTAGAAGCTTGGGAGGAGAGGAAGGGATATTTTGATTTAGCAATTTCAGCACAAGCCTTTCATTGGGTTCCAAAGCCTATAGGCTTTCTAAAGTGTGCAAGTGCATTAAAGTCTAACGGATTTATTGGATTGTTTTGGAATCTCTATCTAACCTATAATGAGCCAATCGACGCTGAACTTAGTGAAACAGGAATGTTTCTTTTACAGTCTGAAGCATCTTGTGAGGAACGTATCAAGTCTCATATAGAGGAAATAAAATCAAGTGGTTGTTTCAAAGAAGCTATAGTATATAGATTCCCATGGGCTCAAAGATATACAGCTGACGAGTATATAGGATTTATGAAAACAGGTAATACATATCTAAGTGCTAGTGAAAATGATAGGCAAGCAGCTGAGGTTAAGGTGAGGGAACTTATAAATAGATATGGTGGATTCATAGTAAGACAATATCTATGTGTGCTGTTTCTTGCGCAAAAACGTTAA
- a CDS encoding adenosine deaminase, which yields MQQWYRQNIKLLLKGTLGYEKLIEAAFVQAKMDGVKVLNMSFGIGEVVWYDNSVDNMVQALKRIHQSFAPEILFMPEIALSSFTPIDEINERLNQFLAQNYFKSIDMYGDEFAVPSFKKVYRKAKDKGLILKAHVGEFGTAELIREAVEELELDQVQHGIAAANSQSVMRWLCDNKIQLNVCPTSNVLLSRVESYKVHPIRKLYDNGIKVTINTDDMLIFDQSVSQEFFNLYNAGLFKANELNEIKENGLAVVFKT from the coding sequence ATGCAGCAGTGGTATAGACAAAATATTAAACTCTTGCTAAAAGGAACGTTAGGTTATGAAAAACTAATAGAAGCAGCCTTTGTACAGGCAAAGATGGATGGTGTTAAGGTACTTAATATGAGTTTCGGTATTGGGGAAGTAGTTTGGTATGACAACTCTGTAGATAATATGGTACAAGCATTGAAAAGAATTCACCAAAGTTTTGCTCCAGAGATTCTTTTCATGCCAGAAATAGCATTGAGCTCATTTACACCTATTGATGAAATAAATGAAAGGCTAAATCAGTTTTTAGCTCAGAATTATTTCAAATCCATTGATATGTATGGAGATGAATTTGCTGTTCCAAGTTTTAAAAAAGTATATAGAAAAGCTAAAGATAAAGGCTTGATTTTGAAAGCACATGTAGGTGAATTTGGAACAGCTGAATTAATTAGAGAGGCTGTAGAAGAATTAGAACTTGACCAGGTACAACATGGAATAGCTGCCGCAAATTCTCAAAGTGTCATGAGATGGTTATGTGACAACAAAATACAGCTTAATGTATGTCCGACAAGTAATGTTTTACTTAGTAGGGTAGAAAGTTATAAAGTTCATCCCATTAGAAAACTATATGATAATGGGATTAAAGTAACTATAAATACTGATGATATGCTTATTTTTGATCAAAGTGTTTCTCAGGAATTTTTCAACCTTTATAATGCTGGTTTGTTTAAAGCAAATGAACTAAATGAAATAAAAGAAAATGGTCTAGCAGTAGTTTTCAAAACATAA
- a CDS encoding nucleoside deaminase — MAFSDEYFMLAAIEMAQYARDKGEDPFGAVLVYNAQIVHKSYDRSIELCDPTFHAELALISEYCRLNHKFNLQGYSLYSSAEPCVMCSGSIKWARISKVIFSVSQSMLQQMSGGRTKPSCDSILNTGKKKIEVIGPFMSDEGLKVFDGYTFIPKNDRIK; from the coding sequence TTGGCATTTTCTGATGAGTATTTTATGCTAGCAGCAATTGAAATGGCACAATATGCTAGAGATAAAGGGGAGGATCCTTTTGGAGCTGTGCTTGTATATAATGCACAAATAGTTCATAAATCATATGATCGTAGCATTGAGTTGTGTGACCCCACGTTTCATGCAGAGTTAGCCTTAATTAGTGAATATTGTAGGTTAAATCACAAGTTTAATTTACAAGGATATTCACTCTATTCAAGTGCAGAACCCTGCGTTATGTGCTCAGGATCAATCAAATGGGCACGCATTTCCAAGGTGATATTTAGTGTATCTCAAAGTATGCTTCAACAAATGAGTGGTGGTAGGACAAAGCCAAGCTGTGACAGCATACTTAACACAGGTAAGAAAAAAATAGAGGTCATAGGTCCATTTATGTCAGATGAGGGTTTAAAAGTTTTTGATGGATATACATTTATACCAAAGAATGACCGGATTAAATAA
- a CDS encoding GNAT family N-acetyltransferase, giving the protein MKNYVIEESTREEYNLVDKGIVEYNLSKVPFTQEPSFIPINKVIKGANGEVLAGINSILYCWNCLYIDVLWVKKEFREEGYGTALLNEVEKIAKERGCKLIHLDTFDFQAKDFYLTQGYVVFGVLDDCPLEHKRYYMKKNI; this is encoded by the coding sequence ATGAAAAATTATGTTATTGAGGAAAGCACAAGAGAAGAATATAATTTAGTTGATAAAGGGATAGTTGAATATAATTTATCGAAAGTTCCTTTTACACAAGAACCATCTTTTATTCCAATTAATAAAGTTATAAAAGGAGCAAATGGAGAAGTGCTTGCAGGAATAAATAGTATATTATATTGTTGGAATTGCTTATATATAGATGTTTTGTGGGTTAAAAAGGAGTTTAGAGAAGAAGGTTATGGTACGGCACTTTTAAATGAGGTAGAGAAAATTGCAAAAGAAAGAGGGTGCAAATTAATTCATTTAGATACTTTTGATTTTCAAGCAAAAGATTTTTACCTTACACAAGGATATGTGGTTTTTGGTGTGTTAGACGATTGCCCATTGGAACATAAACGATATTATATGAAAAAAAATATATAA
- a CDS encoding GNAT family N-acetyltransferase — MSKMNFEFDNFPQLESERFILREVKEQDYISLYEIYSDEDAVKYQPICTMNTIEQAEKSVQAFLQGFKNKKFIRWCIATKENDTVVGLITLHDFNICNSQAEIGFMLNKKYWRQNTMGEVSPEIIKFAFEIIGLNRIEALIHPDNIASIKLSEKLGFLREGFKKESAYNKRTDEYEDRLIFGITKNNIK, encoded by the coding sequence ATGAGTAAAATGAATTTTGAATTTGACAACTTTCCTCAACTTGAGAGTGAAAGATTTATCTTAAGAGAAGTGAAAGAACAAGATTATATATCACTTTATGAAATATATTCAGATGAAGATGCAGTAAAATATCAGCCGATATGTACTATGAATACAATAGAACAAGCAGAGAAATCTGTACAAGCCTTTTTACAAGGATTTAAAAATAAAAAATTTATCAGATGGTGCATAGCTACTAAAGAAAATGATACAGTTGTTGGTTTAATTACACTCCATGATTTTAATATTTGCAACTCTCAAGCAGAGATAGGATTTATGCTTAATAAAAAGTACTGGAGACAAAATACAATGGGAGAGGTATCACCTGAAATCATTAAATTTGCCTTTGAAATAATTGGACTAAATAGAATAGAAGCATTAATACATCCAGATAATATTGCTTCAATTAAATTAAGTGAAAAGTTAGGATTTCTGAGAGAAGGATTTAAAAAGGAATCTGCTTATAATAAGAGAACTGATGAATATGAAGATAGATTAATATTTGGGATAACTAAAAATAATATTAAATAA
- a CDS encoding class I SAM-dependent methyltransferase: MNLEELNPKKRFSSRTQNYAKYRPSYPNEIISYLHEFTGLSKTSVIADIGSGTGICTKTFLDNGNTVYAVEPNEDMRQVAEHLLETYDNFHSIDGSSENTKLKSESVDIIIAAQAFHWFDPKPTKEEFLKILRPNGVVVLLWNIRNVKSDGFMHEYLELIERYGENYTSESNGDIMPKFFDYRTVHKKVFNNPQLADFDRLKGELASFSYIPNESNPNFQPMISELQDLFDKYNNNGNVVLEYETHLYYCKVK; this comes from the coding sequence ATGAATTTGGAAGAATTAAACCCTAAGAAAAGATTTAGTAGTAGAACTCAAAATTATGCCAAATATAGACCAAGTTATCCTAATGAAATAATAAGTTATTTACATGAATTCACGGGGCTTAGCAAAACCTCAGTCATTGCTGATATAGGATCAGGGACAGGAATTTGTACTAAAACATTTTTAGATAATGGAAATACTGTGTATGCTGTGGAACCAAACGAAGATATGAGACAAGTAGCAGAACATTTACTCGAAACTTATGATAACTTTCACTCTATTGATGGATCTTCTGAGAATACTAAGTTAAAATCTGAATCAGTTGATATTATTATTGCTGCACAGGCCTTTCACTGGTTCGACCCAAAACCAACAAAGGAAGAGTTTTTAAAAATACTTAGACCTAATGGTGTAGTTGTTTTATTATGGAATATTAGAAATGTAAAATCAGATGGATTTATGCACGAGTATCTAGAACTTATAGAAAGATATGGAGAAAACTATACTAGTGAGTCAAATGGTGACATTATGCCAAAGTTTTTTGATTATAGAACTGTACATAAAAAAGTTTTTAATAATCCTCAATTAGCTGACTTTGATAGATTAAAGGGAGAACTAGCATCGTTTTCTTATATTCCAAATGAAAGTAATCCTAATTTTCAACCTATGATATCAGAGTTACAAGATTTATTTGATAAGTATAATAATAATGGAAATGTGGTTTTAGAATATGAAACCCATCTATACTACTGCAAAGTTAAATAA
- a CDS encoding NUDIX hydrolase, giving the protein MEIEFYELGKFDEENLKFAVISAVYQGKWIYVRENQRNSWEIPGGHREIGESIEETARRELFEETGAKKFNLKPVCEYSIYNFSMNNSNEKSYGRLFFSEVEEIGDLPISEISEIKLFDGLPENLTYPELNSLMYKKTLHLK; this is encoded by the coding sequence ATGGAAATAGAATTTTACGAGTTAGGAAAATTTGATGAAGAAAATTTGAAATTCGCAGTAATAAGCGCTGTATATCAGGGGAAATGGATTTACGTTAGAGAAAATCAGAGGAACTCTTGGGAGATTCCTGGCGGGCATAGAGAAATAGGTGAAAGCATTGAAGAAACAGCTAGAAGAGAGCTGTTTGAAGAAACTGGTGCGAAAAAATTCAATCTGAAACCTGTTTGTGAATATTCTATTTACAATTTTTCTATGAATAATTCTAATGAGAAATCTTATGGAAGGTTATTTTTTAGTGAGGTAGAGGAGATAGGAGATTTACCAATTTCAGAAATAAGTGAGATAAAATTATTTGACGGATTACCAGAAAATCTAACCTATCCTGAACTTAATTCACTTATGTATAAAAAAACACTTCATTTAAAATAA
- a CDS encoding GNAT family N-acetyltransferase produces MLSYRKFDKESDYNIMRRIVQHNCVQTGHLYPQLHVGNLDFERYAFEEIPDILYKTTLLVTDDKIEFGFITFQEDEFSISVLSNFEHFKQDILDYIEHNCYMKGTTITTEANAEDDLLSSILEERGYTKTEYFRFCGICDLSKIQPYPSLPRGFSLRLTQKKDVSRRVELFGLATGGIGTTSERYERMMNSPSYGDAMDFVVQMYNEEIIAYCTIWDDPVSKIAILEPVACVEEHRRKGIMKSTLLYGMNVLKERGTKYIYVGTGGKNIASQTLYKSVGFLEYGADCEWQKTL; encoded by the coding sequence ATGCTGAGTTACCGTAAATTTGATAAAGAAAGTGATTATAATATAATGCGCCGTATAGTGCAACATAATTGTGTGCAAACTGGGCATCTATATCCCCAGTTACATGTAGGCAATCTGGATTTTGAAAGATATGCTTTCGAAGAAATTCCAGATATATTGTATAAGACAACTTTGCTTGTGACTGACGATAAAATAGAATTTGGGTTTATCACATTCCAGGAAGATGAGTTTTCCATAAGTGTTCTTTCGAATTTTGAACACTTTAAACAAGATATACTGGATTATATAGAACATAATTGTTATATGAAGGGGACCACTATTACAACAGAGGCTAATGCTGAAGATGACCTGTTAAGTAGTATTTTGGAAGAACGGGGGTATACCAAAACTGAATATTTCCGTTTTTGCGGTATATGTGATTTATCTAAAATACAGCCATATCCTTCATTGCCGCGTGGATTCAGCCTACGTCTAACGCAGAAGAAAGATGTATCAAGACGTGTAGAATTATTTGGCCTCGCTACTGGAGGAATAGGAACAACCTCAGAAAGATATGAAAGAATGATGAATTCTCCCTCATACGGTGATGCAATGGATTTTGTAGTTCAGATGTACAATGAAGAAATCATTGCTTACTGTACAATTTGGGACGACCCTGTCAGTAAGATAGCAATATTAGAACCTGTTGCCTGCGTAGAGGAACATCGCCGTAAAGGCATTATGAAAAGCACTTTATTATATGGGATGAATGTGTTGAAAGAGCGTGGAACTAAATATATATACGTAGGTACAGGAGGCAAAAACATTGCTTCACAGACGCTGTATAAGAGTGTTGGTTTTTTAGAATATGGGGCAGACTGTGAATGGCAGAAGACACTATAA
- a CDS encoding helix-turn-helix domain-containing protein encodes MDNFVYILCNKFEYDFLSAWIKYNRIKEGISQEALARGICSTSHLSYFENGKKKLRSELIEALLKKLRITNITDAKDIGLIRQKFHTLMFQVESFDYESAEITYNELSTLEALIRNSPYNIEFNIYSLMYDILVERKSYNELESSINMLDKVYSSLDQNLQYVYMLSTGRFLYEYISHTEGIRRLEKAYKIKETPWINYRLGVAYSLNWQHLKSIIYLEKALNSYSLSGRYRNSLECHSFLGSSYIFLKMYEQAEFHLTSVANGSDYFTLDKNIFAVYTNLAKLYLEMGKYDKSIEYCHLAMKPLNSWETDKRWTKSAWHASEQPILGACICIEAHKKLNDVFNYKEIFDKFLTDSYKNSVHYNYLYCLSLSIFNFNEDIFYKQVTDIILPLYRDTGYLDIHYKITLLLIKHLESKRKYKDANNLYHELLS; translated from the coding sequence ATGGATAACTTTGTTTACATATTATGTAATAAATTTGAATACGACTTTTTATCAGCTTGGATTAAATACAATAGGATTAAAGAAGGTATTAGTCAAGAAGCTTTAGCCCGTGGAATATGTTCTACCAGCCACTTAAGCTATTTCGAAAATGGTAAAAAGAAACTTAGAAGTGAGTTAATAGAGGCTTTGTTAAAAAAGCTAAGAATTACTAATATAACAGACGCAAAGGATATTGGGTTAATCCGTCAAAAATTTCATACATTGATGTTTCAAGTAGAAAGTTTTGACTATGAATCTGCTGAAATTACTTATAATGAGTTATCTACTTTAGAAGCGCTTATACGTAATTCACCTTATAACATAGAATTTAATATTTATTCTCTAATGTACGATATTTTAGTGGAAAGAAAAAGCTATAATGAACTGGAATCTTCTATTAATATGCTAGATAAAGTTTACAGCAGTTTAGACCAAAATCTTCAATATGTATATATGTTAAGTACAGGAAGATTTCTCTATGAATATATAAGCCACACTGAAGGCATCAGAAGATTAGAGAAAGCTTACAAAATCAAGGAAACACCATGGATTAATTATCGCTTGGGTGTGGCTTATTCTCTAAACTGGCAGCATTTAAAAAGTATTATTTATCTGGAGAAGGCATTAAATAGTTATTCACTTTCAGGACGATACAGGAATTCCCTAGAGTGTCATAGTTTTTTAGGTTCAAGTTATATTTTTTTAAAAATGTACGAACAGGCGGAATTTCATTTAACCTCTGTAGCTAATGGTTCTGACTATTTTACTCTAGATAAAAATATTTTTGCTGTATATACTAACCTGGCTAAACTATATTTGGAAATGGGTAAGTATGATAAAAGTATTGAATATTGTCATCTTGCTATGAAGCCATTAAACTCATGGGAAACTGATAAACGCTGGACAAAATCTGCATGGCATGCAAGTGAACAACCCATACTTGGTGCTTGTATCTGCATAGAAGCCCATAAAAAATTAAATGATGTTTTCAATTATAAAGAAATATTCGATAAATTCTTAACTGATTCATATAAAAATTCAGTGCATTACAATTATCTTTATTGTTTATCTTTAAGTATTTTTAACTTTAATGAAGATATATTTTATAAACAAGTAACAGATATTATATTACCATTATATAGAGATACAGGATATTTAGATATTCATTATAAGATAACGCTTTTACTAATAAAACATCTTGAAAGCAAGAGAAAATACAAAGATGCAAATAACTTATACCATGAGTTATTAAGTTAA